From the genome of Phaeodactylum tricornutum CCAP 1055/1 chromosome 9, whole genome shotgun sequence:
GCCCAAGATTGCCTGGAGAGTGGACAAAAACACCATATTTACGATTGTCTCGAGCTCCGTACCAGACAAGCAAGATGGGAGATACGAATCGATAGGGGACAGGTGTGTAGTTAGATATAGGGAATGAAGTGTGTAGATAGAGAGGTGCGGAGTCAGTCAACTTGGTAACGCCGGTGCCATCGTTATGGTCCGTCTATTGCAATAACATTCACAAGTGCACGGCATCCATGGTAGGGACGACACTCACGTTCTGCATTCCAATTTACACTGCAGTCACACTTGGTAGGCACAGTCACGATCAATGCAAGAAACCCGGTTATAGGACCCTACCCTGATAAATGCGAACACAAGGTGTCACCGTCGACGATCCGTCCGGTACCCATATCCGAATGGTTCGTCCGCGGCGCACACGGGAATGAACTGCGTGCGACTGCGACATTTTGCCGTTTTCGgatcgttttctttttcttttgcttaTCCAATTTTTCTCGCACGGTGGAGAGCGTCGCGAGAAAGTCTGAGGCCTTGGGGATTGTCGCGTCTCGTTGCGAGAGAGACAAGAAGGTAGATCTGACAGTAATTTGTTATTGGAGCCGTCATGAGAGACGACTTTCGCAGTAGACCACCTGGTGTCGCCAAGAGCGTCAGCATGTTCTGCATGCTGGTTGCGGGAGGCTGGGTCCATCCCACGTCGGCTTGTACGGCTCCTCCGGCGACGCGAACAACCGCACATTCTTTGCCGTGTCCGGCGCCGGAACACGGATCGTTGGGAAGCCATCCCGATCGTTGCACTAGCGGTGTAGGTTCGGCGACGAGTCACACGCCTCTGACCCACGATCCCGTTTCGTCCGTGTCGGCAATACGCACGATACGGGGTGGTAGTGAAGAGCCCGAGACCAACGTTACGGACCTTCCTCTGCCTCCCGCATACGATGCTTTCAACGGTACCATGGATAACGACGATGTAGCGATGGATGACGGCAGGTTTGAGCATTCCGCGATCGGAGCATCGGACGTGTCTGCGAAGCGGACGCTGTCCTCCGAGTCCGAAAACTCCATCCACGCGACTCCGTCTTGGAACgaaccaaccaaaaaaaaaCGAAGGAGTCTCCTATCTCGACCGAGTCGTTCGCATTCCACCACGACGGAAGAAAAACTCGCGTTTCTAGATCGTGTAGCCCTCGTCACTTCCTCTTTACTCCGGAAGGAGAGTTCCGAAGCCACCTTGGAAACGGGACACGGTACCCAGGATTGGGACGCTATTACCCCGCAGTCGGATCTGACTTTGCCGGGTCGTCACTTTCACATTGTCACCACGGCAGCCTTGCCCTGGTTCACCGGGACGGCCGTCAATCCGCTCCTACGGGCGGCTTATCTACACGAGAAAACTCGCCAACTCAATACACCAGCAAATCACTCAACGAATGCCGTTTCCGAATCTTGGGTAACGCTCGTCATTCCGTGGCTGGAATTGGTGGAAGACCAAGAAGAAGTCTACGGACGCGTCTTTCGGGTTCCACAGGAGCAAGAAACATACATCCGTGAATGGTTGCGATTAGAGGCGGGTCTCCCTGATGCAGCCTGTCCGCAAAGCGGTTTGCGTATGCTTTTCTACCCGGCACGCTATCACTCTGGCTTGGGCAGTGTTTTCGCCATGGGGGATATAATGGAACACATGGACCCGGCACGGATGGACGTGTGCGTACTGGAAGAACCCGAGCACTGTAACTGGTATCGTGCACCGGGAGAAGGCTGGACGAAGCGATTCAATTACGTTGTGGGGATTGTTCATACTAGTACGTGCCTGCCGCGGAAACGTGGCGATGGATTGCCGTGTCCATTCTTTCCTAGACTGTCCAACGTGGTATCCGAGTCGTATCACTCACCGTGTTCtttctccttcttttgcttccgaCACTTTCGCTTGCTCTTTCTCTGATCGTACGCTATGGCTTTCATTTTTATAGACTACAAAGAGTATGCGAGTGCGCACTACTCGGGACTGTGGACGGCACCCGCGTTGGCGCTCATGTCATCCGCTATGGTACGAGCGTACTGTCACAAAGTCATCAAACTTTCGGACGCTCTGCAAACATACGCGcccgaaaaagaagaaacctcCAATGTACACGGCGTCCGGGATGACTTTTTGAAGGAAGGGCGGCGACGGGCCTCTACCTACGCAAACGACACGATGGCACTGGACGAAGTGCCGTCGGAAACGACAGTCTACTTTATTGGAAAGCTGTTGTGGACCAAAGGTCTGGATATTCTACTCGAACTGGAAGATGATTACAAGCAGTACACGGGGCAATATTTCTCTATTGACGTGTACGGAAGTGGTCCCGATCAAAAGGATATCATGCGTGCCTATCTAGGCCGACGAAAGAGGAGCAGTGAACCGGAGTCTAAGGAGGAAAATGTGGTACTCGAAACTACTGTTTCAGTAGCAGACGACTTGCCAGCTAGCGTTGTCGACGAACTGGAAGACGTTTCTGTCACCAATGTTGCATCTACTGAGAGTGCCACCACCGAAGCAATTGCCTCTTTAGAAGCGCTGCAGATTAAGGCAAAAGAAAAGCTATCTCAATTTAAGAAGACGATTAACGCGGTCGAGATCCCCAAATCACTTCACGAACTGCGTCGCCAGCCAATTCCAGCTACATTTCCAGGCCGCGTGGATCACGCCATTCTGACCGAACAGTACAAGGTCTTTGTGAATCCATCGGTATCGGAAGGTACGTTCTTATATTCTTCGCGAGGGCTTTCTTATGTTGACTGTCCGCGACTTCACAATTGCTCACGTGTTTTGGCCACTTTTTACAGTTCTTTGTACGACAACAGCAGAAGCGTTGGCAATGGGAAAATTTGTTATTATTCCCGTACATCCATCCAATACTTTCTTTCTGCGCTTTCCAAATTGCTTAGGCTATCGCAATCGTTTCGAGTTTGTCGCCAATCTCCGTTGGGCGTTGACACACGAGCCCGACCCACTCAGCCCAGAGCTTGCGACCACATTTTCTTGGGAAGCAGCGACTGATCGCTTCATACAGGCATCGGCTATTTCGTGGAAGAATGCGGCCGAGCGTGAGCGCTTGGGAAAGTCCAAACTAGACGATCGAATTGCGTGGCTGCACAACGAAATCGGCAAAGGAGCTACTGGAGATATGCTGCGCATGTTTTTTGGAGCTGGTCCCGCGAGTCGCCAAGTGCAGTATCAGACGCTGCAAAGGGATAGTGGCATTACGGAAGTCTCCTCGGGAAAAGCAGGGGACTCGGAtgtcgacgatgatgaaaaCGAAGATACCGATTGCGAAGATGACGGTCTGAGTAGCAAATTTCGGAGGTCGTCTTTTGCCGAAGCCATTCGCGCAACGATCAATGACCTGTCGTCCTTTATGCAGTAGATGCATCTTGGCATGTCGAGAACTTTAACTTGCACAGTTTCGCTGATGCGAAGTTGCAAGGTTTTCGACGCCTTTGTTGCGTGTATCCACTAGAAGAGTTGGTTCGAATATGGGACAGCCAACGCTTTCACATTTAAAGTGTAACACTTTTCTGTAAAAATTAATTTGGAATTCTTCAGTGATGAGAACACTAGATTTCTAGAGGGAGTTTCAACATTATATGCAGCGTCTTTATAAAAAAAAAACAGGGTTGCAATTTGTCGAGCAAGTGTTGACCAGAAACATGCTTTATTTACGTCTTCGCCGACGCATGGACTGAGGACGAATCAACATAGAGTCGATCAACCAACAGGAATCATCCTCTTTCCCAGTAGTCGAAAGAATAAAGTTTACCGAGACGACGTCTAGTGGACCATCCCCTATCTGTAAACGAGCCGTAAAGAAAGCCTTCTTGCCGTCGAATGAATAGTCTGCCTTGTCGATCGAAACGGACTTGCGATTGAACAAGACCTTGTACTCCGTTTCTTTCAAAAAGTCCATGTATTCGGACGGCGTGAGACCTTCTTCATTCTTGATTTGTGATCCCGGCGAGCTGTAGCCAAAAAGAATTTCAACACCGCGGTTTTTCGTAGGGACATCGTTGTTCAGCAGTGCGTCCAGTACCAGAATAACGACTTCACCAGCAGTCAGTTCGCTATCGGGAATCGTTGTGGGCGGTTCGTAAGGTTTTGTTTCACCGACAACGTCCTCGCTGTCGGTGTCAaaatcatcatcgtcatcttcttcttctccttcgcCGTCATCTTTGGCGGCTTTGACATATTCCAGAAAGCCCCCAGCCGTATCGAGCACACGCTCCTTGACTTCACTGTACAGCTGGTCGTCTGTAAGGGAAACGTTCCCCGCGAGTTTGTCACCGACGTCTCCCGTATCGTACCCCAAAAAGGCGTTGATGGCACCTTGTGGAATGTtgacttcttcctcatcctcgtcatcttcctcctccttttcatcatcatcatcatcatcctcttcctcatcatcgtctgtttcgtcgtcttccaaatcctcCGATCCGAGCTCGACTCCTTTTTGCTGTGCCATTTTGAAGAATTCAGCAGCCAAATCTGCCCCTTCCTTATCGGCTTCTTTCTCGTCGCCTTCGTCCGCCACTGCCATTCGTAGTGTCGTACAGTACGGACGCTCCGCAACCGAGCGACACGAATCGTAAGCCCGCATCAAAAACGAAGGGTTGGGCAACGGCGACGGGGCAAAAGCCATTGGCCTGGTGAAGGCGGAAGTCAGCATGATTAAAAGCAAGAGAGCTGCTGCCCGCGGTATCTTGAAAAAAGTGGAATACGACATGCTGGTCATGACCGTTGGTGTTGGTAGGATCAACGCCCGGAGAGTGCCACTGATGTAGTAGAAGTTGGTACGGTTTTGGTCGTTTGGTTGAGCCCCAGTTGGGGTCGAAGATCGCACTTTGGTGGAGGTGTTAAGAACGGTACGGCATGATTTCCAAATCAGCACTTGTGACGTGATGTCTCTATGCGAACCGTCTCGCGAGTGCCAGTGCCAGTGCCAGAGCTTGACGGACGGACACGCCCTCCCTTCAACGCTCGAGGATACACTCGGATTACCTCTTGTTGTGATTAGGTAGGAAAGATTAAGGGAGCTAAGGAATGTATTGCTCGATAGGCTGCCACAGATAGTTCGTACGACCACCCGTACAGTtatatttttgaaaaggtATCGACTTGTAGTGACAGCTTTAGAGCGTTAGCTATCGTGAATGGGAAGGAATCCATTGGTCTTTCATTGTGGAAGCAGATGGGTTCGAAGAGGAAAGCGCAAATGTCTACCCGCCACCCGTACGCTACGGGGATGCAGGCGAACAAGCTTGTGTGCTGTTGCAGAGGCTACCGCATGCCTCCACTATACGGTTGTCTATCGCACAGATTCGTGACAGACATCGTATACTCCTTGAGGCGGTAAATGTAACGTCGAACATCGCGATCGATTCTATGCCTTCCGCTCCCGTCGATCGACTGGTTCTATAGGATGATTTACATTTCAAAGTCGGACGAAATAGGTTTGTACTCGCTCCGTATCCGTCGTGCCAGAGACGAATCCCCGTTGTACcattcgacgacgacgtcggGTGCCCGTAATATACCGACCGTCTTGCAGTGATGATAAATGTGACCAAAGACAATACCGAGAAAGTCTAGTACGGGCAATTCGCCCTCGAGCAAAAAGGTCTGCGCCAGAAAAAACCAGGGCAACATTTCCGCGCGGGTATTGAACAACTCGAACATGTTAACTTCCATGCCTTCGTGATAGCGACTCCAAATGTAAACCAAAAATGTGGAAAGATTGTGTCCCAAAAAGCGCGGACTGAGTTTGAAAATGGGGTATCCCACGACCATGGAGAGCTGACCAAAGAAAATCATAATCCAGAAATCGTAGGGCCGATCGTGATTAAGACGTTCCAACGTGGCCATGTAGGTCCACACAAAGTGCGCCGTCATTAAATAGCCCAATCCGAGCGGTCCGAAGTTCAGAAACGAAGTGAGAAGTCTCCATATTTGTAGCTTTTGCAGTACGGGTTTCCAATCCAACAGCAGGACGGTGGGAAATTCGTTGCGGTTGAAAAGATAACCGTACAGGGTAGCGGCAAAGGACGCCGATAGGTACCCCTTCGTGAGAGGCGGAGTCTTTCTCCAGGCGTCAATCATGCGATCAACGGTATTGTCTTCGGCGAACTCCGATTCGGCCATGTCAAAGTCATCGGCATCGTCCATACCAAACAAAAagtcctcgtcctcgtcgtcttcttcactgTCGCTGTCTTCAAAGACTGCTGCTGCTCCTCCACGAGTGTCAGTCAAGACGGATAATGCTGCCAGACAGGGCTTTTGGTCCGCCAGCGAAGCCGACAATGTACCAACGGGAAGGCGCGAACGCGACCGTGGGAAGGAACACCCGAAAAGCGCCCGACCGCCAGGAAACGTCGCGGCACAGGCCGTCACCAGACAAAGCAGTACTACAACGCAGGCATACGGCAAACTATAGAATGTACTCATCCTGACAATAATCCTACGTAAATGCCGAGTCTGAACGGATTGTGCCGTGCAGACAAGGACAAGGTGAGATGCCCTATCATCTCATCCAATACTCCTGTCATCCATCTCCCGTTGTCCGTCGAGGGTTCAAGGCTCCACATGGAATGTGATATTTTGAAATTCAAACAATTGCCTTGGACGGACAGACGGTCATTCGGAATGTCGTGTATCGGTCAGTCTCTCAACCGTAAAAAGAGAGAGCACCATCAAAACGAACGAGAAGTTGTTTGTGAAAACAACACCGGAGAGGAACGCTGGCATCAACAACCTGCTCGGCGAGGCAAAGCTTGGATTTGTTCTTTGCAATAGGTAGACCAGTGCAAATTAGCACGTATGCATCGCCAAGTCTACTTGCTGTTCCCCTTGATTCTCTCCTCTACTCGAAACGAGTAAACCACAGGTCTACAATGAATTGCAGTCTGAGCGTACTGTATTTTCTCCtacctttgttgttgctagCGTTACCCTTGGCGGACGCGTTCTCTCTAAGAGCGTTCCATTCGTCGTCACTATCTTCGACACGGACAACTCGATCGAGTCCCCATCGACGGGTGCTGAGAGTTCTTGCCAAACAAGAGCTTGCAACTAGCCGCAACGACGATATTACGTGGTTGCAAGATCGACcggatgacgacgagaacgacgaggCGCCGCAAACACAGACGGCAAGCAAAGTGAAGAGTTCCCGATGGGATTCTCTAAATCCAAGCATCAAGGCTCGTATCGTACAGGCTGGCCAGGAACGAGCggttgcaaacaaaaagaagcggGAGCCTGCAAACGATAAAAAACGGCGTAAGTCCTTTGGTGTACCAATATCACTATGAGGTAGTCCATTTTTTCACACACGTTGTTTATCATGTACACCATATGCAGGCATGATGATGTTTATGAAAACAAAACAgcaggaaaagaaaaaagcttcAAAAGTGAAGCGCCCCCTATCGTTCAACGACCGTACACCACTTTCTGCATTGATCAGCGGAATGGAAACCACTGGAATTGTCATTTCTTTGACTCGCTACGGAGCTTACGTGGACATTGGTACGGAATGCGACGGGCTACTACACATATCTCAACTCAGTAATACGCGTTTTGTGGAGCATCCGCGGCAGGTTCTCACGCCCGGTGACGAGATCACTGTCCGCATTCGATCCACAAACGCCGAACTCAAAAAGTTACATCTTACAATGTTGCCCCAGGATGTTCTAGACGCGGAAGCCGAGGACAAGATGGAAGATAGAATACCTTTGGGAGATATTCAAATTGACGACGAACTGTGGGGTGAGCTTAGACGGGTGACGGATTACGGAGCCTACGTAGAAGTTGGGGCCGAAGTAGATGGTTGGCTGCACTTTATGGATCACCCGGCGTTTGGATGGTCAGTCGGCTCACATCCGAGCAAGTTCATGACCAAGGGTGAGCGAGTACGTGTCTGGGTTGCCGACGTAGACCAAGCACAAAGGCGTATGAAATTGACCGCAAACCGACCAAAGCATCTCCCGGGACCGCGGCGTGATTTGTGAGTAAGTACGGCGCACGTAACAACATTTTGGCGTGAGATCCTCCTACCGAGGATGTCGCATTACTGTAATTGACGTCAATGCTTTAGAGAGAAGTCTGTTGAAACATGCTGCTCAAAACGTTTACAGTTTACATCATTTTGTATTGTGCGAGACACCTTTGTCGGCTACCCCTCTTGGTTCTGTCTCGTGCAAAGGAGGCACTTGCTGCTTGCGTAGTGGCTCATCGTCCGGTATGGGTTCTTCCCGTCCACGATCGCCTTGATTCTGGTGCTCGTTCATATTTCGAAACATACGTCGATTGAAACAACCAGCCCAGCAACCCCACATGATAGTGTTTCCTTGAAATGACTACTGTAACTGTTTGTCACCAAAAGCAATCATCGATTCTAGAAGTTGTTTCCAATCGATGACAATTCAGAACTAAGGAGAATATGGCAACCAACTGTGCTTTTGCTGCGGTCGTTACTCATGGTTCGGGCCGTAGCCATGGGACCACATCAGTAGAAAGAAATTCAAAAGTTGTTCCTGGCTTTTCTTGAGATGCCTATCGATTTCCATATTCGTACAAGTTGTCTTCCTTACTATTGCCTCCAACCAATGTTGCGGAACGAAGATAGGGGTAAGGGGTTCTCTCACGCAAATGTCGAAAGtgtgtcactgtcagtcagacTGAAACCAAAGGTGCGAATCATTCATTCGTGGTTtcatttttcttcttcgagaCGCAAGTGTTCGCGAGCACTTCGACGTTGTTCTTGGTCACCTGTCAGGTTTTGCAGATAGGGTGCCGGGAGAACAGGCCTTTTCCCTTGACGAAGTTCCAGGAATATGCTCGACAAGAATCGCAAGTCCAATTATTCTAGCACGCCTGAGGGTTTCCTCACATTTCAGTCTTATCTCACTTTTGCATGCATTATGAGAAAATTCCGAAACACCGACTCGATAGTCTCCGCTGAAGACTGGTTTGCTAGTGGCGATCGGGTACACTTTGATCCGAATCATAAGCGTATCGTTTCGAAAGCGGATGCCAACACAGTTACCGTGTTTGAGAAGGTAATCAAACCCACAAGTATGCGGAAAGATTCTGTTCGTTGGATTACGTTTCTACCAGGGTTTCCAGATGGTTCGTATGGATTTGCTAAGATCGAAAGAGAGCTGAACGGTGccagcaacaccaacatgCATATCGGCGATATCGGCGACAATTCACCGCAGCTGTACATTGAATACGTTGGTCAGGGAGATTCCGATACGCCCAAATCGTACTGCTACAGTACCGTGGAACGAGCGAATCTCGTCGAAGCTCAATGGCGAGCCAAAGGAGTCGAGCAGACGGTTCTCGTCACGTTCGATTACTCTTCACTCGTCATGCTCGAGTTACTACAGCGTCAGAAGGAGCGAGTGCAAGGAAATGGGAGTGCCTATCCCAGGATTGATCATGTTTTGTCCGTCAACGGAGGCTATTTCGTCGATGGTCATTCCCATCCCTTTACAACGACACCACTTTTGAAAAGCCCCATCGGACGCTTGGGGTCGCGTATGGCTCAGCGGTCCAATCTTGTGGTGGATCAGATGCTGAAACCATTATGGAGTAAGGAGTATCGTGCGCGAGAATTGACGAGACAAGAGTTACGCGAAACGGTCAAGGCAATTCGGATGCATAAGGGTGCTGCCTTCATGTCGGCCGCAGCGGGGTTTGTCGACGAACACGAGCAAAACTCGGAACGGTGGAACTTGCACGACATTTATGTCGACTTCTGCAAGGATCATGGTATAACATTCCATATAGTTGGTAGTGCTAAGGATCGATTCGAGCACAACCAAATACAATTGGTTCGTGAAAGGTTAGCACCTTACTACCCGCAGGTCAAGACCGAAACGATACCTGGGGGACACTTGTCGTTGTCCGAGCAACCGTCGCGCATTGTAGAAATGATACAA
Proteins encoded in this window:
- a CDS encoding predicted protein, whose amino-acid sequence is RHFHIVTTAALPWFTGTAVNPLLRAAYLHEKTRQLNTPANHSTNAVSESWVTLVIPWLELVEDQEEVYGRVFRVPQEQETYIREWLRLEAGLPDAACPQSGLRMLFYPARYHSGLGSVFAMGDIMEHMDPARMDVCVLEEPEHCNWYRAPGEGWTKRFNYVVGIVHTNYKEYASAHYSGLWTAPALALMSSAMVRAYCHKVIKLSDALQTYAPEKEETSNVHGVRDDFLKEGRRRASTYANDTMALDEVPSETTVYFIGKLLWTKGLDILLELEDDYKQYTGQYFSIDVYGSGPDQKDIMRAYLGRRKRSTTFPGRVDHAILTEQYKVFVNPSVSEVLCTTTAEALAMGKFVIIPVHPSNTFFLRFPNCLGYRNRFEFVANLRWALTHEPDPLSPELATTFSWEAATDRFIQASAIS
- a CDS encoding predicted protein gives rise to the protein MTSMSYSTFFKIPRAAALLLLIMLTSAFTRPMAFAPSPLPNPSFLMRAYDSCRSVAERPYCTTLRMAVADEGDEKEADKEGADLAAEFFKMAQQKGVELGSEDLEDDETDDDEEEDDDDDDEKEEEDDEDEEEVNIPQGAINAFLGYDTGDVGDKLAGNVSLTDDQLYSEVKERVLDTAGGFLEYVKAAKDDGEGEEEDDDDDFDTDSEDVVGETKPYEPPTTIPDSELTAGEVVILVLDALLNNDVPTKNRGVEILFGYSSPGSQIKNEEGLTPSEYMDFLKETEYKVLFNRKSVSIDKADYSFDGKKAFFTARLQIGDGPLDVVSVNFILSTTGKEDDSCWLIDSMLIRPQSMRRRRRK
- the sDer1-2 gene encoding predicted protein, which encodes MSTFYSLPYACVVVLLCLVTACAATFPGGRALFGCSFPRSRSRLPVGTLSASLADQKPCLAALSVLTDTRGGAAAVFEDSDSEEDDEDEDFLFGMDDADDFDMAESEFAEDNTVDRMIDAWRKTPPLTKGYLSASFAATLYGYLFNRNEFPTVLLLDWKPVLQKLQIWRLLTSFLNFGPLGLGYLMTAHFVWTYMATLERLNHDRPYDFWIMIFFGQLSMVVGYPIFKLSPRFLGHNLSTFLVYIWSRYHEGMEVNMFELFNTRAEMLPWFFLAQTFLLEGELPVLDFLGIVFGHIYHHCKTVGILRAPDVVVEWYNGDSSLARRIRSEYKPISSDFEM